In the Oryzias latipes chromosome 23, ASM223467v1 genome, one interval contains:
- the LOC101164612 gene encoding sorting nexin-4-like, translating into MMAENGKDEAAASDGESADGSASLTVERRDSNLLRRMEICVAEAEKRSGKNAISMQETFTVYLIETRPADAAAEGRVQPPESVWRRYSEFELLRAYLILTYPFYVVPPLPEKRAEFVWHKLSADNMDPDFVERRRIGLENFLLHVASHPGLSNDKILSHFLTEENCWKEAVYETGFQDKADSRMRAFGATFRVRSPQKCFIDMKQYSEELQCHTSQLLRARARVADRVYAVYKVHGNYGRVFSEWSGVEKVMGDGLQSAGHHMDSYAASIEEILEEEEHYADQLKEYLCYAEALRAVCRKHELTQFELETASQDLISKKQQRDELATGMVRTFSFKGVTNKLFGQEAPEQREARLSMLDELIADAEDSVRAKAAECEEHVQKAWADILRFKEEKDKDLREALLNYAAIQINMCKKGIQVWSNTRESFQKM; encoded by the exons ATGATGGCGGAGAACGGGAAGGATGAGGCGGCAGCGTCAGACGGAGAGTCCGCGGACGGAAGCGCCAGCTTGACG GTGGAGCGGCGGGACTCGAACCTGCTGCGCAGGATGGAGATCTGCGTGGCCGAGGCCGAGAAGAGGAGCGGGAAGAACGCCATCAGCATGCAGGAGACGTTCACGGTGTACCTGATCGAGACCAG GCCCGCGGATGCCGCTGCTGAGGGCCGCGTGCAGCCTCCCGAGTCCGTGTGGAGGAGATACAGCGAGTTCGAGCTCCTCAGGGCGTACCTGATCCTGACCTACCCGTTCTACGTggttcctcctctgcctgagaAGAGG GCAGAGTTTGTGTGGCACAAACTGTCAGCAGACAACATGGACCCGGATTTTGTGGAGCGGCGCCGGATTGGGCTGGAGAACTTCCTGCTGCACGTGGCGTCTCATCCAGGACTCTCCAATGACAAGATCCTTTCTCACTTCCTCACTGAG GAAAACTGCTGGAAAGAAGCTGTGTATGAAACAGGATTTCAGGATAAG GCAGACTCTAGAATGCGAGCTTTTGGCGCCACCTTCAGGGTCAGAAGTCCACAGAA GTGCTTCATAGACATGAAGCAGTACAGCGAGGAGCTGCAGTGTCACACGTCTCAGCTGCTCCGAGCGCGAGCC AGGGTTGCAGACAGAGTCTACGCGGTCTACAAAGTCCATGGGAACTACGGCAGAGTCTTCAG TGAGTGGAGCGGCGTGGAGAAGGTGATGGGAGATGGACTGCAGAGCGCCGGCCATCACATGGACTC ATATGCCGCGTCCATAGAGGAGatcctggaggaggaggagcattACGCAGACCAGCTGAAGGAGTATTTGTGCTACGCTGAAGCCCTGAG GGCGGTGTGCAGGAAACATGAGCTAACCCAGTTCGAGCTGGAGACGGCCTCCCAGGACCTCATCTCTAAGAAGCAGCAGCGGGACGAGCTGGCCACAGGG ATGGTGCGCACGTTCTCCTTCAAAGGTGTGACGAACAAGCTGTTTGGACAGGAGGCCCCGGAGCAGCGGGAGGCGCGCCTGAGCATGCTGGATGAGCTGATCGCAGATGCAGAGGACAGCGTGAGGGCCAAAGCAGCTGAGTGCGA GGAGCATGTGCAGAAGGCGTGGGCCGACATTCTGCGCTTTAAAGAGGAGAAGGACAAAGATCTGCGAGAGGCTCTCCTCAACTACGCTGCAATCCAGATCAACATGTGCAAGAAG GGAATCCAAGTTTGGAGCAACACCAGGGAGAGCTTCCAGAAGATGTGA
- the sult4a1 gene encoding sulfotransferase 4A1 — protein sequence MAESEADTPSTPVEFESRYFEFEGVRLPPFCRGRMEEISSFSIRSSDIWILTYPKSGTSLLQEVVYLVSQGADPDEIGIMNIDEQLPVLEYPQPGLDIIQELTSPRLIKSHLPYRFLPSALHKGEAKVIYMARNPKDLVVSYYQFHRSLRTMSYRGTFQEFCRRFMNEKLGYGSWFEHVQEFWEHRMDSNVLFLKYEDMYKDLGTMVEQLARFLGVSCDKAQLESMVESCHQLIEHCCSSEALSMCRGRVGLWRDVFTVSMNENFDAVYRQKMAKSDLTFDFCL from the exons ATGGCCGAGAGCGAGGCCGACACCCCGAGCACCCCCGTGGAGTTTGAAAGCCGCTACTTCGAGTTTGAGGGGGTGCGGCTGCCGCCCTTCTGCAGGGGCAGGATGGAGGAGATCTCCAGCTTCTCCATCAGGAGCAGCGACATCTGGATCCTCACCTACCCCAAATCAG GCACCAGCCTGCTGCAGGAGGTGGTGTACCTCGTAAGTCAAGGAGCAGACCCCGATGAGATCGGCATTATGAACATTGACGAACAGCTGCCGGTCTTAGAGTATCCACAGCCTGGACTGGATATCATACAG GAGCTGACATCACCTCGCCTGATAAAGAGCCACCTCCCCTACCGATTCCTCCCCTCAGCTCTGCACAAGGGAGAAGCCAAG GTGATCTACATGGCCAGAAACCCCAAAGACCTGGTGGTGTCCTACTATCAGTTCCACCGTTCTCTCAGGACCATGAGCTACCGGGGAACTTTCCAGGAGTTTTGCCGTCGCTTCATGAATGAGAAAT TGGGATACGGTTCCTGGTTTGAACACGTtcaggaattctgggaacatcGGATGGACTCAAATGTCCTCTTTTTAAAGTATGAAGACATGTATAAG GATCTGGGCACCATGGTGGAGCAGCTGGCCAGGTTCCTGGGCGTATCTTGTGACAAAGCTCAGCTGGAAAGCATGGTGGAGAGCTGTCACCAGCTGATTGAAcactgctgcagctctgaggcTCTGTCCATGTGCAGGG GTCGAGTGGGTCTGTGGAGGGACGTCTTCACCGTGTCCATGAACGAGAATTTTGATGCTGTGTACAGACAGAAGATGGCCAAGTCTGACCTGACCTTTGACTTCTGCCTGTGA